In Actinoplanes sp. NBC_00393, a single genomic region encodes these proteins:
- a CDS encoding helix-turn-helix domain-containing protein has protein sequence MTAPHGHSSPANEEPTSIGWTMDDSEFGARLALVRQRMRWNIKEAAKECGVPAASWASWEAGAMPRRYTEVCEKIAQRTGADYLWLMAGSSRPAPRKPHGETGPQANAH, from the coding sequence ATGACAGCCCCGCACGGGCACTCCTCGCCCGCGAACGAGGAACCCACAAGCATCGGCTGGACCATGGATGACAGCGAGTTCGGAGCCAGGCTCGCCCTCGTCCGGCAGCGGATGCGGTGGAACATCAAGGAAGCCGCCAAGGAATGCGGCGTACCAGCGGCCTCGTGGGCCAGCTGGGAAGCCGGCGCAATGCCGCGCCGGTACACCGAGGTGTGCGAGAAGATCGCCCAGCGCACCGGTGCCGACTACCTCTGGCTGATGGCCGGGTCGTCGCGGCCGGCCCCCCGGAAGCCACACGGGGAGACCGGGCCGCAAGCTAACGCACATTAG
- a CDS encoding helix-turn-helix domain-containing protein, giving the protein MTQVPEQRADEEAPRLLTASQVAEALEVSSETVLAWARADKIPCITLPSGQRRFRREVVDAILAGGAAA; this is encoded by the coding sequence ATGACACAGGTTCCCGAGCAAAGAGCAGATGAGGAAGCGCCTCGCCTGCTCACCGCGAGCCAGGTCGCCGAGGCACTCGAAGTGAGTTCGGAGACCGTCCTGGCCTGGGCTCGCGCCGACAAGATCCCCTGCATCACACTGCCGTCCGGTCAGCGCCGCTTCCGGCGCGAGGTCGTCGACGCGATCCTCGCCGGCGGAGCTGCGGCGTGA